One part of the Vicia villosa cultivar HV-30 ecotype Madison, WI linkage group LG6, Vvil1.0, whole genome shotgun sequence genome encodes these proteins:
- the LOC131612361 gene encoding protein sym-1-like: MMSGACCALTRTPFLSLPSVSVFPQPTPLQFQPLSYRSPPLFSHLRLRHPRLSALSNDGSGGTGGASGNGGSGGWNSGGNESEDEGGNRSFLSWYLALLAKYPVPVKALTSAILTLIGDLICQLVIDKVETPDWKRTFLFTLLGIVLVGPTLHFWYLYLSKLVTLPGTSGALLRLVLDQFLFSPMFIGVFLATLVTLEGRPSQAVPKLKQEWFSAVIANWQLWIPFQFLNFRFVPQQFQVLAANVVALAWNVILSFKAHKEVLPK, translated from the exons ATGATGTCCGGTGCATGTTGTGCACTAACCCGCACCCCCTTTCTGTCACTCCCCTCCGTATCCGTTTTCCCTCAACCCACTCCCCTTCAATTTCAACCACTCTCTTACCGCTCTCCACCTCTCTTCTCTCACTTGCGCCTCCGTCATCCTCGCCTCTCCGCCCTCTCCAACGATGGTTCCGGCGGAACTGGTGGAGCTTCCGGTAATGGCGGCTCTGGAGGCTGGAATTCTGGTGGCAATGAATCCGAAGACGAAGGGGGGAATCGGTCATTCTTGTCATG GTACTTGGCTCTTCTCGCAAAGTATCCTGTTCCTGTTAAGGCTTTAACATCTGCAATTTTGACACTAATTGGAGATTTGATTTGCCAG CTTGTGATAGATAAAGTAGAGACACCGGACTGGAAGAGGACATTCCTCTTTACGCTACTCGGTATCGTGTTAGTTGGTCCAACACTGCATTTCTG GTACTTGTATCTGAGTAAATTGGTTACACTTCCTGGAACATCAGGTGCACTTTTGCGGCTTGTACTTGATCAG TTCTTATTTTCTCCCATGTTCATCGGAGTTTTCTTAGCTACATTGGTGACGCTAGAGGGAAGACCATCACAAGCTGTACCCAAGCTTAAACAG GAGTGGTTTTCTGCTGTTATAGCAAACTGGCAATTATGGATACCTTTTCAATTTCTCAACTTTAGATTTGTTCCGCAGCAATTTCAG GTCCTTGCTGCTAATGTTGTTGCTTTGGCGTGGAATGTTATTCTCTCATTTAAAGCACACAAAGAAGTGCTTCCAAAATAG
- the LOC131614649 gene encoding uncharacterized protein LOC131614649 produces the protein MQSNTPWKKTFVALSLKDLSGDIINCTLWESYGSKFLDYYNDPNNTGAIVIILTHAMIKDSQVSNAWSGSKLLINKDIPEISEFLSKLPANEQSQKPSQSAKSMSLWSGGSQFTTLEKFVHKAKCIPLSQFCKIKQDMLCVTVGTTTKFYVSKHGWFYYGCTKCSVKATDLNNPYKCICGENVHKLIPRYKVDIYVYDGESKFRFVFWDADCEQIIGQSADSMHKSMLENGEDDPMVYPDELDMLLEKKMALRAKVQPTFGQASVWKLSYDEEFVSQIEKDYIADEAHSLPPMQNAVADHVDTSMESLSAFGENDPDKSLANTPSKSVSHSVDVEESDCQILGLTQYSGTKPPKKVKIEPNA, from the exons ATGCAATCAAACACTCCATGGAAGAAGACATTTGTGGCCCTCAGTCTGAAAGATTTGAG TGGTGACATTATTAACTGCACATTATGGGAGAGCTATGGTTCTAAGTTTTTGGATTATTATAATGACCCAAATAACACGGGTGCTATTGTCATCATACTAACCCATGCAATGATCAAGGATTCCCagg TATCCAATGCATGGAGTGGTTCTAAGCTGCTAATCAACAAAGACATCCCAGagatttctgagtttttgtcAAA GTTGCCTGCAAATGAGCAATCCCAAAAGCCTTCGCAATCTGCCAAATCTATGTCTCTTTGGTCTGGTGGATCTCAGTTTACAACACTTGAAAAATTTGTTCATAAAGCAAAGTGCATTCCTTTGAGTCAATTCTGCAAAATCAAACAA gacATGTTATGTGTGACTGTTGGAACTACCACGAAATTTTATGTATCCAAGCATGGTTGGTTTTACTATGGTTGCACAAAGTGCTCTGTGAAGGCTACTGATTTGAACAATCCATACAAGTGTATCTGTGGCGAAAATGTTCACAAACTCATACCAAG GTACAAAGTTGATATATATGTTTATGACGGTGAATCAAAGTTCCGATTTGTATTTTGGGATGCCGACTGTGAGCAGATTATAGGACAGTCTGCTGATAGCATGCATAAATCAATGTTAGAG AATGGTGAAGATGATCCCATGGTTTATCCTGACGAGCTTGACATGTTATTGGAAAAGAAAATGGCTTTGAGAGCTAAAGTACAACCAACCTTTGGGCAAGCATCTGTTTGGAAGCTGTCTTATGATGAAGAATTTGTCAGTCAAATTGAAAAGGATTATATTGCTGATGAG GCTCATAGTCTTCCTCCCATGCAAAATGCTGTTGCTGATCATGTTGATACTTCCATG GAGTCCTTATCTGCATTTGGAGAAAATGATCCTGACAAGAGTTTGGCCAATACCCCTTCAAAGAGTGTTTCTCATTCTGTTGATGTTGAAGAATCGGATTGTCAGATTTTAGGGCTTACACAATATTCAGGAACCAAACCACCCAAAAAAGTGAAgattgaaccaaatgcttga
- the LOC131614650 gene encoding uncharacterized protein LOC131614650, with amino-acid sequence MDDLNQKALEDKWFSNLLSKKRSAEARLHRKRQLQFKRAKKLNGMQKENVGKTTPISRHDNAHTRIPLSTISQNIPSSSNSVLTTLQETHASSVISSLAKSLNKKRARVVTCRNINNIGTNLKKRFDNVVGECGSTSSKNTPLQTTEINELFEDDNEEDNMHDDSSESWISDDSMVMDEDEEDMDNQTVMVNALPSGDFYDIGDPVFECPKCGANMWYLERKTKCRQTLNPKFTMCCGDGKVQIPLLREPPPVLQKLLFDQTNPESKLFQQQIRLFNMMFAFTSPGAKMDNRFNNGRGPPNYRIQGQSCHRIGSMTKDGINVDIVKKLSSMLYQHNVHAQSFKMARDILSEGNVSDLKLRLISERRTDGRIYNQPTISKVAALIVGDVDTAEKRDIIMHKQTGQLQRIDEYHTSYLGFQYPLLFPYGEDGYMPNIRHRNQDSNNRRNSESMIGVADNEDVPWEQATKRNRLTIREWFAFRIQARKNEAQTVIRSRRLFQQFLVDGYTMMESERLRWLRKNQSKLRVGKYNYLTDAKTNGHTDGANTGKRVVLPSSYVGSRRYMDQLYFDGMEISSYVGFPDLFITFTCNPNWPELKRVLASNNLTPADRPDLITRIFKMKFDELLSDLTKKSIMGKVLAYMYTIEFQKRGLPHAHILIFLHPSSKYPTPADIDRIISAEILNKDTDGDLYNLVKSHMIHGPCGNANRSSQCMKEGKCSKYFPKDFRADTVVDQDGYPVYRRRDNGHTVIRNGIEVDNRFVVPYNAKLLLKFRTHINMQWCNQSTSIKCLFKYINKGYDRITAAIVMNENGCPIESQDVDEIKQYIDCRYVSPSEASWRIYGFPIHGRKPTVERLHFHCEGQHSVYYTDISNVSNVL; translated from the exons ATGGATGATCTGAATCAAAAGGCTCTTGAAGATAAATGGTTTAGCAATCTGTTAAGCAAAAAAAGATCAGCAGAAGCAAGACTTCATCGTAAACGTCAGCTCCAATTCAAGAGAGCAAAGAAATTGAATGGCATGCAGAAGGAGAATGTAGGAAAGACTACCCCAATTAGTAGACATGATAATGCTCATACAAGAATTCCACTTTCTACCATCTCTCAGAACATTCCAAGTTCCAGCAATTCGGTTTTAACAACTTTGCAGGAAACTCATGCTTCTTCGGTGATCAGTAGTCTTGCAAAATCGTTGAATAAAAAACGTGCAAGAGTCGTTACTTGCAGGAACATCAATAATATAGGGACGAATTTAAAGAAGAGATTTGATAACGTTGTTGGTGAATGTGGTTCTACATCTTCAAAAAACACTCCATTACAGACTACTGAAATTAATGAactttttgaagatgacaacgaAGAGGATAATATGCATGATGATTCGTCAGAGA GTTGGATTTCAGACGACAGCATGGTTATGGACGAAGATGAAGAAGATATGGACAATCAAACTGTAATGGTCAATGCACTACCATCAG GAGATTTTTACGACATAGGTGATCCAGTGTTTGAATGTCCAAAATGTGGTGCAAACATGTGGTATTTAGAAAGGAAGACCAAGTGCCGACAAACATTAAATCCTAAGTTCACAATGTGTTGCGGGGATGGTAAAGTTCAAATTCCTCTATTGAGAGAACCTCCACCGGTGTTACAGAAACTGTTGTTTGACCAAACAAACCCTGAATCAAAACTATTTCAACAACAAATACGTCTTTTCAACATGATGTTTGCATTTACGTCTCCGGGTGCTAAAATGGACAACCGTTTTAACAATGGTAGAGGTCCTCCAAATTATCGAATTCAAGGACAATCATGTCATCGTATAGGTAGCAT GACAAAAGACGGAATAAATGTTGACATAGTGAAAAAACTCTCTTCTATGTTATATCAACACAATGTTCATGCTCAAAGTTTTAAGATGGCAAGGGATATACTTTCTGAAGGCAATGTTTCTGACCTAAAGCTCCGTCTCATTTCCGAGCGACGCACCGATGGAAGAATTTATAATCAACCAACTATTTCCAAAGTTGCTGCTCTAATTGTTGGTGATGTTGATACTGCTGAGAAGAGGGACATAATAATGCACAAACAGACTGGACAACTTCAAAGAATAGATGAATATCATACATCATATTTGGGATTTCAATATCCATTGCTTTTCCCTTATGGAGAAGATGGTTACATGCCTAACATTAGACATCGCAATCAAGATTCCAACAATAGACGTAACTCAGAATCAATGATTGGAGTAGCCGACAACGAGGATGTTCCGTGGGAGCAAGCAACTAAAAGAAATAGATTGACAATTAGAGAGTGGTTCGCATTTCGTATTCAAGCCAGGAAGAACGAGGCCCAAACAGTTATCAGATCAAGAAGGTTATTTCAACAGTTTTTGGTTGATGGTTATACAATGATGGAATCTGAGAGACTTCGATGGTTAAGAAAAAATCAATCTAAACTTCGAGTGGGAAAGTATAACTATCTAACAGATGCCAAAACCAATGGACATACCGATGGTGCAAACACAGGGAAAAGGGTTGTCCTTCCATCTTCGTATGTTGGTAGCCGCagatacatggatcaactttactTTGATGGAATGGAAATATCTAGTTATGTTGGATTTCCCGATCTATTCATAACGTTTACGTGTAATCCAAACTGGCCAGAATTGAAACGTGTACTTGCTTCTAATAATCTGACACCAGCAGATCGGCCGGACCTCATCACGAGAATATTTAAGATGAAATTCGATGAGTTACTGTCAGATTTAACTAAAAAAAGTATTATGGGCAAAGTTCTTGCGT atATGTACACCATTGAGTTTCAGAAAAGAGGCCTGCCCCACGCTCATATTTTGATATTTCTACATCCATCCAGCAAATATCCAACACCTGCTGATATTGACCGTATCATATCTGCCGAAATTCTGAACAAGGACACCGACGGAGACTTATATAACTTGGTAAAAAGTCACATGATTCACGGACCATGCGGAAACGCAAACCGGTCTTCGCAATGCATGAAGGAAGGTAAATGTTCCAAATACTTTCCTAAAGACTTTCGGGCTGATACAGTCGTCGATCAAGATGGTTATCCGGTTTACAGAAGAAGGGATAACGGTCACACTGTCATTAGGAATGGTATAGAGGTTGACAATAGATTTGTTGTTCCTTACAATGCAAAATTGTTGTTGAAGTTTAGAACTCATATTAATATGCAATGGTGCAATCAAAGCACATCCATAAAATGTTTGTTTAAATACATCAACAAAGGCTATGATCGAATAACCGCTGCAATTGTCATGAATGAAAATGGATGTCCTATCGAGAGTCAAGATGTTGATGAAATCAAGCAGTATATTGACTGTAGGTATGTTTCTCCAAGTGAAGCATCTTGGAGAATTTATGGTTTCCCCATTCATGGAAGGAAACCAACTGTGGAAAGATTACACTTCCATTGCGAAGGTCAACATTCAGTATACTATACTGACATCAGCAATGTTTCTAATGTTCTTTAG
- the LOC131614651 gene encoding uncharacterized protein LOC131614651 — protein MFTAWFEANQKYTEAQQLTYSNFVSKFVYVKKKREWKPRQKGYTIGRLIWVPPTTGELYFLRMMLTHVKGPRNYSELKIVNNAKYDTFRDACFAMGFIGDDREFIAAISEAFHWGSGHYLRLLFVHMLLSNSINRPRHVWSKTRHLLSDGILYSQQTIANNRGLRLSEQEIYNLTLIEIEKLLQRNRKSLSDFPGMPKPQGYVPEEFGNKLIYEERNYNPVEQLQEFNMLYQNLTDEQRDVFKQIMMDVNNQNGGVFFLYGYGGTGKTDMWRTLASYIRSKKQICLTVASSGIASLLFPGGWTVHSKFKIPIPTLESSTCDINKGSDRGDLLKLSKLIIWDEAPMCHKFCFEALDKTLKDIMGGSKASKKIFGGKVIVFGGDFRQILPVIPRGSRSDIIHATINSSYIWDHCKVLKLTKNMRLQQSATSSSSAELRHFSDWILTVGDGKISEPNDGYAEIDVPKDLLISDFDDPLEAIFENTYPNFDVNFNNVDSLQSRAILAGTIETVDQINQYILEFVPGQEKEYLSSDSVDTTDGDGNESFDVLTPEFLNALQASGVPNHKIKLKIGTPIMLLRNIDQAEGLCNGTRLIVTKLADHVIEAKIISGKNIGGVVYIARMDITPTQSPWPFRMTKRQFPITVCYAMTINKSQGQSLDFVGIYLPRSVFSHGQFYVAVSRVKSKKGLKILIHDKDKQPLSVTTNVVFKEVFENL, from the exons ATGTTTACGGCATGGTTTGAAGCTAATCAGAAATACACCGAAGCTCAACAGTTAACTTATAGcaattttgtttcaaagtttGTATATGTCAAAAAGAAAAGAGAGTGGAAACCCAGGCAAAAGGGTTACACAATTGGCAGGTTAATTTGGGTTCCTCCAACTACAGGAGAATTGTACTTTCTCAGAATGATGCTAACACATGTGAAGGGCCCTCGAAATTATTCAGAACTGAAAATAGTTAATAACGCCAAGTACGATACATTCCGTGATGCATGTTTTGCAATGGGTTTTATTGGGGATGATCGTGAATTTATAGCTGCTATTTCAGAGGCATTTCATTGGGGTTCTGGCCATTACTTAAGATTACTTTTTGTCCACATGTTATTGTCAAATAGCATTAACAGACCAAGGCATGTATGGAGCAAAACACGGCATCTTCTATCCGATGGAATTCTTTACTCTCAGCAGACTATTGCCAACAACAGAG GTTTGAGGTTATCAGAACAAGAAATCTACAATCTGACTTTGATTGAGATAGAAAAGCTACTACAACGCAATCGTAAGAGCCTAAGCGACTTTCCTGGGATGCCAAAACCACAAGGATATGTTCCCGAAGAATTTGGAAACAAGCTTATTTACGAAGAGCGGAACTACAATCCCGTTGAACAACTTCAAGAATTTAACATGCTGTATCAGAATCTCACAG ATGAACAAAGGGATGTATTCAAGCAAATCATGATGGATGTGAATAACCAGAATGGAGGCGTGTTCTTTCTTTATGGTTACGGCGGTACAGGCAAAACCGATATGTGGAGAACATTAGCTTCTTATATAAGATCAAAGAAACAAATATGTTTGACAGTTGCTTCTTCTGGAATTGCCTCACTATTATTTCCAGGTGGCTGGACGGTGCATTCTAAATTCAAAATTCCGATTCCCACGCTTGAATCTTCCACATGCGACATAAACAAAGGGAGCGATAGAGGTGATCTACTAAAACTATCAAAGTTGATAATCTGGGACGAGGCTCCAATGTGTCATAAATTTTGTTTTGAGGCATTGGATAAAACTCTGAAGGATATCATGGGTGGATCCAAAGCATCAAAGAAAATATTTGGAGGTAAGGTAATAGTCTTCGGCGGTGATTTCAGGCAAATTCTTCCGGTTATTCCAAGAGGCAGCCGCTCAGATATAATTCATGCTACAATAAATTCATCATACATATGGGATCACTGCAAGGTTTTGAAACTTACAAAGAACATGCGACTACAGCAGTCGGCAACATCCAGCAGTTCTGCAGAGTTAAGACATTTCTCAGATTGGATTTTAACTGTTGGAGATGGGAAGATATCAGAACCAAATGATGGTTACGCAGAGATCGACGTTCCTAAAGATCTGTTGATTTCTGATTTTGATGATCCCCTTGAGGCAATATTTGAAAACACTTACCCAAATTTTGATGTTAATTTCAATAATGTAGATTCTCTACAGTCAAGGGCAATATTAGCTGGAACCATAGAGACTGTTGATCAAATCAATCAGTATATTTTAGAATTTGTTCCCG GTCAAGAGAAAGAGTATTTAAGCTCGGATTCAGTTGATACCACAGACGGTGACGGCAATGAATCTTTTGATGTTTTAACTCCTGAATTTTTGAATGCCTTGCAAGCTTCCGGTGTCCCCAATCATAAAATCAAATTGAAGATCGGTACTCCAATAATGCTTCTCAGGAATATTGATCAAGCAGAAGGTCTTTGCAATGGAACACGTCTCATTGTTACCAAATTGGCCGATCATGTTATCGAAGCAAAAATTATTTCTGGAAAGAACATTGGTGGTGTCGTATACATTGCACGAATGGACATAACTCCGACTCAATCCCCATGGCCCTTCCGAATGACCAAAAGACAGTTTCCTATAACGGTATGCTACGCTATGACAATTAACAAATCTCAAGGTCAGTCTTTAGATTTTGTCGGTATATATTTGCCAAGAAGCGTGTTCAGCCATGGTCAATTTTATGTGGCAGTTTCAAGAGTAAAGAGCAAAAAGGGTCTAAAGATTTTAATTCACGACAAAGACAAACAACCATTGTCGGTGACGACGAATGTCGTTTTCAAAGAAGTCTTTGAAAATTTATAG